The nucleotide sequence GGCCCGCGAGCAACTGCTGACTCGCCCCCTGGAAGTGGTTGCCCTTGTAGATGGTGACCGGCGCCTCCACCTTGAGGCTGGACGTCGTCTGGTCGATCGCGCGCCCCGTCAGGTCCGTGTCCGACGTGAGGGTGACCGGCGTGCCCTTGAAGGCCCGGTCCGGGTAGAGCGTGAGCACCCAGCCTCGCGGCACGCGGACCGAGTGGATGGCGTCCTCACCCACGGACAGCTCGTGGGCGTCGTACCAGCCAGGCTGGAGCGACTGGGGCCCGGCGTTCGACGTGCTCGCGGGGTAGACGGCCACCGTGGGCGTCCACGTCGTCGCGGCGGCGCCATAGAACAGGGGGAGGCTTCCCCCGGTGAGGCCCTCGGAGTCCGCGGGCCCGGTCCAGCCGCAGTAGCCACCGCCCCGCAGCGCGACGACCTGGTCACCCCAGGTGTAGACGCTCGAGCCTTGCTGGGCGTAGCCCTTCACCGTGAAGGCCTCGGTCGCCACCTTGAACGGCGTGCCCCGGAGGTCGATGTTGGCCCGGCCCGAGTCCGCCCAGTCGCAGGACAGCGCCGTGGCGAACGACACCGAGGTGACGGGCTGGTTCGCGTGGAGGAGCTGTCCGGTGGAGGTCGCGAAGGTCTTGTCCGTCGTGTCCACCCGCAGGGTGTGCGGGTCGATGCGCAGCCGCTGGTAGGTGGTGCGCACCGTGGTGCCGGGGGCCGCGTCTCCCGCCGTGTACTGGGCGAAGTTGGCGAGCGCGCCCCGCTCTCGCAGCGTGAGGTACTCACGCGGCGTCCCCGCCATGTCATGGCACCAGGCCATCCACGGCCGGGCCGGGTCTCCCATCAGGTGCAGGGCGTACTCGCCATCCCCGGCGGTGGGGCGGGCCGCGCGGAGCTCCTGGCAGGACCGCTCCCGCATGGGCCCCAGCGGCTGCTCCACGACGGGCAGCGCGTCCAGCTCCCCGGGGCCTGGCTCCGCGCCCACTTCGTCCGGTGACACCGGCTGACAACCGATACAAAGCACCGCGAGGGCGCTCCACTGCTTCCATCCACGACGCCGAGGCATTCTTGCTGAACCGTCCTTTCATCCCAGGAGTGATGTCTCCCGCGACGAAAGGACGGCGGAGTGGCGCGCGTGTTATTTCCCGCGACGATTGCAGCGACAGGTGGCCCGGCTGGGTGAACGGATGGGCGCTGTCCTGGTCCGGGCGCTGCACCGCGAGGTCGTCGACGAAGCCACCTTACGGCTCCGGGTTGGCGAGCGCGCTGTTGTTGAGGGCCCAGAACCGCGAGCCGTCTGGATCGTCGTAGTTCCCCTGTCCCACGAAGGTGAACGCCGCCAGCGTGCGGTGGTCCCTGGGGTTTGCCTGCCACAGCGTGATGTCACCATGCTTGCCGGAGCCCTTGTCATCCCAGACCCGGTGGGCGGCCGCGGGCAGCACGTACTCGTCCTTGACGCAGCGGATGCGGTCCGTCGGCGGGGGGCTGTACCCCAACTCCACGACGGAACCCAGACACGTGTATCCGGGGGGAGGAACGGGTTGCCAGAAGGCGGCGTCGTGCTTGCCTCGCGTGCCGTTGTCCGCCCATATCTGGTTGTAACGCAGGGGCTTGGCGAGCACGTCTCCCTCGCCGGAGACCACGAATGTCCTCAGGGGGGCCTGTGCATGGTCGGGCATGGCGATGTCGCCCAGCGAGAAGTAGCCGGGGTGCTGGCTCAGGTCGGGACGCCAGACGGAGACATCGTCGTGTGAGCCCGTGCCGGTGTCGTCATAGGCCCACGTGAAGGTGCTCACCGGCTTCACCCACAGCCGCTGCGGAAGGCTCAGGCGCGCCTTGTTCGAGCGGAGCGTGAATTCCGCTGTCTGGCCCGCCTCGGTGGTGGCTGCCACCAGCTTGTACGTGCCCGGCGTCAGGAAGTACGCGAGGCGCGCGTGGCCGTCTCCCATCGTCGCTCCGCCCTGGGCGAGCAGCTGGCCGTTGGCATCCAGGAGGTAGAGGTAGGGACCGAAGCTGGACTCCAGATCGAAGCTCACGACGCCGGGGAGGCCCGTGTACTCGACGGTGATGGCGCGGTTGCGCGGGCTGCTGCTGTCCTGTCCCCCCGAGGAGCTCCAGTGGCCGTGGACGACGTCGTTGTAGCGGACGGTGGGGGACTCGACCACGATGCTGGAGGTCCGCGCATCGAACGGGTGGCCGGAGAGGTTGGTGTTCTCGGTGAGGATGAGCCGCTCGCCCTGGAATCCAGCGTGCTGGTAGAGGGTGACCTGGAAGCCCGCCGGCACCGCGAGCGAGCGCAGGGCGTCATTGCCGAGGGGGAGCTGCCCCATGTCGTAGCGGCCGGCGCGCACCGTCTGTCGGACGCCTTGATAGCCATGGCTGGCGTAGAGGATGACGTCGGCCTTCACCTCGATGCCTGGCGCCTGGCGCTTCCACCCGCTGGCAGGGATGTCGGCGTCGCCGGTGAGGATGTGCGTGGTGCCGGTGAAGCCCGGGCCCGAATAGAGCACGACGCTCCAGCCGCGCGGGACATGGACGGCGCCGAGGCCCTGGGGGCCCAGGCCCAGGTCGTGGGTGTGGTAGGAACCGGGCTGCAGCGGCCGCGCGGTCACCTCCGAGCCGTCCACCGGATAGAGGCGGGCGGCGGGCGTCCAGGGGATGTCGGCGAGGGCGTAGAACAGGGGCAGCTTCCCGCCGGTGAGCCCGTCGGCGTTGAGCGGGGCGTTCGAGCCGCAGTACCCGCCACCCTTCAGGGAGACGACCTGGTCGGCGAAGCTGTAGACCTGGGAGCCGACCTGTTCCCAGCCGCTCACCACGAAGGCGTCCGGGGCGACCCTGAACGGCGTGCCACGCAGGTCGATGTTGGCCCGGCCCGTGTCACCCCAATCGCATGACATCGCCGTGGCGAAGGGCATGGAGGTGACGGGCAGGCTGGCGTGGGCGAGCTGCCCCGTGCTGGTCGCGAACGTCGTGTCGGAGGTGTCCACCTCCCGGGTGTAGGGATTGATGCGGAGCTTGGAGTACCGGGTGCGGACGTTGGTGCCCGGTGAGGCGTCGCCCGCGGTGTACTGGGAGAAGTTGGAGAAGAGGGTGCGCTCCTGGAGGGGCAGGTACTCCTTTGGTGCTCCTGTCATCCCGTGGCAATAGACGCGCCATGGCCATTCCGGGTTCCCCATCACATACAGCGTGTACTCCCCATCCGGGGCCGAGGGTCGGGCCTGCTGGATGTCCAGACACGATTCCTCCCTGGGGGAGGTGAGCTCTTGTTGGAGGGAGGCGAGGTTGAACTCCGCCTCCTCTTCCAGGGCTTCACCCTGACAGCCCATTGCGAGTGTTGTGAGGCATCCCAGCAGCTTCCTGCCAATCCGACCCATTGCGTTGACCTCTCCCAGCGTGAATTCCGCGAGCAGGAGACGGGCCGGGGAGGGTGGCTGTTATTTCGTGCGGCACTTTCTGAATTTTCCGGGCGCGGTGTCCTTCTCTTGCAAAGGGCCGGGTGGAAGAGGTGTGCCGTGACGACGTACCTGCACGAAGTGGTGTTGTTCCTCGATGGGTTGAGCCCGGACCACGCGGAGGGCCGCCTCCAAGAGCCGATCGAGCTTCGAGAAGAAGTGCCGTCCAATTGGGTCGGCCGGTACTTCTATGCGCCTGGGGATGCGCAGCTGCCCCGGCCGGACCCGAAGGCCTTCGGTCTGCGGGACTTCTGTCTGGACATCGCCCGCCTCAACATGGCCGGCTACCAGCCTTCGAGGTTGACCCTCGTGGCCCCGGGGGCGCCCGGGCGCATCGGTGTCAATGTCAGACGCGGCGCCTCGGGGTATGACGGCCGGGAGATGGCGCGCAAGCTCAGGGGCTGGGGGCTGGAGGGGCTGACGCATCTGCGCATCATCGCCTGGCATGAGGGGAGCAGAGGGGACGCGGCGGCTGTTCCACTCATGGACACCTTCGAGCAGGCGTTCTACCTGGCGCTCGCGGATGAGCGGATTCCTGGGGCGCCGGTGCGCACCGAGGTCTCGACCCGGGTTGTGGGAGTGGCGCCTCGCTCATCGGGGCTGGGGGCTCACGGACGGCCGAGTGAGAGGAGGGGGGCATGACGAGGTATGCGTATGACGTGGTCCTGCTCGTGGATGTGTCATCGAAGGAGAGGGTCAACGGCGCGCTGGTGCCCGACGGCCCCCGCGATGACCTGAAGTACCTCCGCGTGAAGTCACCCGCCGGGAATGTTCGCCGCTACATCTACAGACCCGAACAGGCCCTCACACCGGAGCAGCGAGGGGTCGTCGCGGAATACCCAGCCGATGATTTTCCGGAGCCGGATGAGACAACGCCGGCCGCGGGCTCCTTCTTCGCGGAACTCCAGAGGCTCGCCAACCGCCGGCCTTCGCGGTTGACCATCCTCGCGCACGGGCTCCCAGGGGTCATCGGGAAATACCCCAGGAATGGTTACCCGGGCCTGGATGGACGCACGATGGCGATGAAGCTCCGGAGGTGGGGGCTCCGGGATGTGGCGCGGATCAGCGTGATTGCCTGTCACGCCGCCGTCAAGGAGAAGATCTATTTCACCGACGACGAGCTGCCCCAGGACAGCACTGCCGACGAGCGGAAGACTCACAAGCTTCGGCGGGAGAAACAGCACTTCGCTCATGCCAGCATCGCGGACGGCACCAATCTGTTCGCAGCCCAGTCGCCGGGGCTGGCCGAAGAAGCCAGGCTGCTCAAAGGCTCCTTCGCGCAAGAACTCCACGCGGCGCTGGGAGACCCGTCCTTGCCCCACTGGGTGGTCAAGACCGAGGTCTCGGCGCGGGTCATGCGAATGGTGACCACCGCGGAGGGACAGAGTCTCGTGGAGTTTCCCTTCTGGATGCTGACCCATGGCAGGCCCGCGCTGCAGAAAGGCCAGGTGACGAGTCACGCGCCCGGGTCGAAATTCATCTTCTACTGGGAAGGTGACGAGCAGGCCGTCCGGGTGGCGACCTATGCGTCGAACGCCGTTGCCGACGACAGTGATGATGAGAAGGAGGAGGATACCGGCTTCGTCTTCCAATTCGAGGACGGCGGCGACATGGATGACGACGACTAGCGTGCCTTTGCGTTCTGAGGGACCGGGAGCGCTTCGCGGACCTCGTACACGGGCAGCAGGAACCTCCTGGCGGTCCATACGACGCCCACCAGGAGGGCGATGAGCATGCTCAGCGGACAGAGAAGAAACCCCAGGGTCGAGACGATTTCGGATCCCATGGCCGGAGCATAGAGCCGTCAGGCCTGCTCGCCGTGTCTCGGATGGGCGGCCTGGCTATTTCCCCTCACGGCCCTTCGCGGGGCGCGGTGTGTAGTGCGCCACGACGGGCTGGTGGTCCGAGGACTCCGTGCTCCGGTCCACCTCGAAGAGGACGGGCTCCAGCTCCGGGCTCGCGTAGAAGTTGTCGAAGCGCTTGCCCGTGGCCGGCACCACGCCGGACTCGTCCGGCAGGGACGTGAGCGTGGCGCTGTCCGCGATGTCCTGCAATCGCAGCCAGTGCTCACTGCCCCGCTGCACCTTCCCCGAGCGCAGCTCCGCGCAGGCCTGCTTCGGTGTCATCATCGCGCCGCCGGGCAGGCGCACCCGCGTCACGGCCGCGTGGGCAATCGTCTCCGGCAACCCCTGCTCCAGCATGTGCAGCTCATGCCGCAGGCGCGGATCCGCGATGTTGCCCACGCCCTTGTCGCCCACGCTCGCGTTCGGCTCGCCGTAGCGCACGGCGTACTCCTCCACCGTGTCCGTGTCGTCGTACGTCCGCAAGTGCGCCATCAGCCAGGAGCCGCCCGTCTTGATGGCGGTGTTGGCGTTGAAGTCACCCAGCGCCACCGCGTGGGGGGCCTCCCGGTGGCGCACCAGCAGGTTCAACTGGCGCATGTTGTGCGCGTTGATGCCGGAGTCTCCCAACGTGTGGTGCACGTTGTAGAGGACGACGGGCAGCCCTCCGACCTCCAGCCGGACCATGAGCGCGCCCCGGTCCTCGGGAATCTCACACGGGTCCCCGCCTCGACGCTGGATGGCGGCGGCGCGCTCGGCATCGGAGATGACGTAGGTGAAGTGGGCCGCGTCCGCGAGCGGATGCCGGGTCAGGAAGGCCTTGCCGTTGACCAGCCGCGTGCCATGGAGCCCGTCGCTGCCGTGGTACGCCAGGTGGAAGCCGTAGCGCGACGCCAGCAGCACGGAGATGGGGATGTTGGCCTCCTGCAGGCCGATGACGTCGGGCATGCGGCCCTCGGCCTCCAGCTCGTCGAAGTACGCCAGCAGCGCGGCGCGGCGCTGGCCCCCGAGCAGGATGTTGTAACTCATCACCGTGAGCCCCGGGCCCGTGGTGGGGCGGGGCTCGGGGTGACGGACGATGATGGCGCGCCCGTCGCCGAGCTGGCGCTCCGTGGAGGGCAGCTTGAGCGCATCGAGCGTCGGCAGGACGAGCGTCGAGTCCCGCCGCGGATGCGGCTCGTCAATCGGAGTGGCCATCCGGCCGAGCAGAGGGCCCACGCCGGGCAGGTGCTCCAGGACCTCGGGCACCTTCATACGGCCTCCCGGGACGCGCGCGGGGCGCGGAGCAGCGAGTCGAGCTGACGAGCGACGGTATCCACCAATCCTCCTGAGTGCCCCTCAAGTTCGGTGCGGATCCTCCGACTGGCCAGGGGCAAGCCCCCCCGAAACGCGGGGTTGTCTTCCTCGCTGGGAAGGAGGGCAGGCGGGCAGGAGGGCACTGCCTTCCTCCCCGGGACTCGGGGCAGGGGACTGGGGGCAGGTCCTCAGCAGCAGGTGCGGCGACAGGCGCGCAGGCGCGACGTGCACACCGCCTGGCAATCGGACTCGCCCTCGCAGGCGTCCCAGCAGGTGCCGAAGGTGCCGTCGCAGTCATCGCAGCACGCGGCCGCGAGCCGCTCCATCTGCTCGACCTCGACCCGCGGCGGCGCGTCCTCGGCCGCCACGGCGACGCCGGCCCCACAGCAGACTCCGACGAACAGCGCCACGAGCATCGTTCTCATGTGTCCCCCCACGGCCTGGACTCGACTCGGACCGTCGTTGTCCCACGGCGACGACGGGTCGACCCCTGAGGAGACGGCGCTTGTCCGAAATCTTCGGTCGCCTCGTACCGCGGGGCAGGTGCGAGGCGCCTGGGGAACGGGCTCAGCGAAGCCAGCCGAAGGCGCGCTCCAACTGGGGCAGGGCATCGTCGAGATAGCTGCGCCCATGTCCCACGACGACACGCTGGGGCCGCCACGCGAGCATCCGCTGATAGCAGGCGCGTGCGGCGGCCTTGCGTCCCCAGGCCGTGAGCTGGACCTCCCTGGGCGTCTGTCCCGGCCACATGGCCCCGCCGAGCGTGAGCATCCAGCGGAAGCGCGGCTGGACGCGCTCGTGCTCCAGCGCGATGACCATGTCCGCGACCAGCAACGTCGACGAGTCCCGGTGGAAGAACACGACCTCTTCGATGTAGCGGCTGCCTCGGAAGATGAGCTGGTCGATGTCCCGTGCCCAGACCTCCGGCGCGCCGTCGGCGAGGTCCGCGTCGAACGGCGCCTTGAGCTTCTGCGAGCGCGCGCGCTCACGCACGCCCGGAGACGCCCAGGCCGTCGCGCGGGGATAGCGCGCCTTCCACGCGGCGATGGAGACGTAGTGGAGCCGGTTGGGGGAGACGAGGTGCTCGACGGGGCCGAGCGCGTCGACCTCCGCGAACAACCCGGGCGTGGGCGCGATAGGGGA is from Myxococcus fulvus and encodes:
- a CDS encoding DUF4336 domain-containing protein, with product MTSGTRERVDEQREWSHGIRPYAPLCTLKPVAEGLWCVDGPVIEMKVGPITLPFPTRMVIIRLRSGGLWLWSPIAPTPGLFAEVDALGPVEHLVSPNRLHYVSIAAWKARYPRATAWASPGVRERARSQKLKAPFDADLADGAPEVWARDIDQLIFRGSRYIEEVVFFHRDSSTLLVADMVIALEHERVQPRFRWMLTLGGAMWPGQTPREVQLTAWGRKAAARACYQRMLAWRPQRVVVGHGRSYLDDALPQLERAFGWLR
- a CDS encoding endonuclease/exonuclease/phosphatase family protein, coding for MKVPEVLEHLPGVGPLLGRMATPIDEPHPRRDSTLVLPTLDALKLPSTERQLGDGRAIIVRHPEPRPTTGPGLTVMSYNILLGGQRRAALLAYFDELEAEGRMPDVIGLQEANIPISVLLASRYGFHLAYHGSDGLHGTRLVNGKAFLTRHPLADAAHFTYVISDAERAAAIQRRGGDPCEIPEDRGALMVRLEVGGLPVVLYNVHHTLGDSGINAHNMRQLNLLVRHREAPHAVALGDFNANTAIKTGGSWLMAHLRTYDDTDTVEEYAVRYGEPNASVGDKGVGNIADPRLRHELHMLEQGLPETIAHAAVTRVRLPGGAMMTPKQACAELRSGKVQRGSEHWLRLQDIADSATLTSLPDESGVVPATGKRFDNFYASPELEPVLFEVDRSTESSDHQPVVAHYTPRPAKGREGK
- a CDS encoding GON domain-containing protein; translation: MGRIGRKLLGCLTTLAMGCQGEALEEEAEFNLASLQQELTSPREESCLDIQQARPSAPDGEYTLYVMGNPEWPWRVYCHGMTGAPKEYLPLQERTLFSNFSQYTAGDASPGTNVRTRYSKLRINPYTREVDTSDTTFATSTGQLAHASLPVTSMPFATAMSCDWGDTGRANIDLRGTPFRVAPDAFVVSGWEQVGSQVYSFADQVVSLKGGGYCGSNAPLNADGLTGGKLPLFYALADIPWTPAARLYPVDGSEVTARPLQPGSYHTHDLGLGPQGLGAVHVPRGWSVVLYSGPGFTGTTHILTGDADIPASGWKRQAPGIEVKADVILYASHGYQGVRQTVRAGRYDMGQLPLGNDALRSLAVPAGFQVTLYQHAGFQGERLILTENTNLSGHPFDARTSSIVVESPTVRYNDVVHGHWSSSGGQDSSSPRNRAITVEYTGLPGVVSFDLESSFGPYLYLLDANGQLLAQGGATMGDGHARLAYFLTPGTYKLVAATTEAGQTAEFTLRSNKARLSLPQRLWVKPVSTFTWAYDDTGTGSHDDVSVWRPDLSQHPGYFSLGDIAMPDHAQAPLRTFVVSGEGDVLAKPLRYNQIWADNGTRGKHDAAFWQPVPPPGYTCLGSVVELGYSPPPTDRIRCVKDEYVLPAAAHRVWDDKGSGKHGDITLWQANPRDHRTLAAFTFVGQGNYDDPDGSRFWALNNSALANPEP